The Malus domestica chromosome 10, GDT2T_hap1 genome contains a region encoding:
- the LOC103440387 gene encoding disease resistance protein RPP2B-like — protein MFDMPYSGIKQLIGFKNLAKLTSMNLRSCEFLEKLPDLSGSPNIKHLDLRDCKSLVEVDDSVGFLCKLVELNLSGCSNLTRFVTRLGLRSLKRLYLDGCTRLENFPEIEEDEMGSLMDLDIGKSGIKELPSSIAYLTRLQTLSAEGCENLTGASLHHIYGLQRLNEVYFGDCPKLVTFGNEVKFDEVASCSTEYQLIPTDLDTTCDNRIKFSLPNLDYLDFDGCNLSEMDFLVPLDCWSTLTRLTVLNLSRNNFVSLPDCISKVANLEKLYLSGCKRLREIPQVLPPKLNYLCLNDCTSLEKIPKLPPMLKLLRLINCFRLSGDEVAKLENNLLNQESRRRSELKVILPGNEVPKWFSFTSDHLTTTEHRSKNEFRFEIPLYLLGDTLLGLALYVIIDATTPPDPNADILINGIQRCEKYLWYVRDMEATHVWLGLVDFDMRQQQGPFCEVIFHFPESARIKSCGVHCLSYEWLHLSSRPTSSLGKRTHPHRSSDIIDDAYEQQQQWLYLSPEKQRHKCDIEEEQERPSTSIDRQCVRSSKEWFNMLNLMNIEKLNWNNFKSWKQQIDMHLGMLEFNIAFTQTQPTALTETSTAAEKETFAKWERANQMSLLIMQNSMEKHITGGIQNYDLAKQYMAKIEKKYKRTDKTEIGVYLSDLINAKFDGTGSV, from the exons ATGTTTGATATGCCATATAGTGGCATCAAACAATTGATCGGATTTAAG AATTTGGCAAAGCTTACATCTATGAATTTAAGAAGTTGCGAGTTCTTGGAAAAACTCCCCGACTTATCCGGAAGCCCAAACATAAAGCACTTGGATTTACGGGATTGTAAAAGTTTGGTTGAGGTTGACGATTCTGTTGGATTCCTCTGTAAACTTGTTGAATTGAATCTTAGTGGGTGCTCTAATCTTACGAGGTTTGTAACAAGACTTGGATTGAGATCCCTTAAAAGACTTTATCTCGATGGTTGCACAAGGCTTGAGAATTTCCCGGAAATAGAGGAGGACGAGATGGGATCTTTAATGGACTTGGATATAGGAAAAAGTGGCATAAAAGAATTGCCTTCATCAATTGCATATCTTACTCGGCTTCAAACATTGAGTGCAGAAGGTTGTGAGAACCTTACAGGTGCATCATTACATCATATTTATGGGTTGCAACGTCTCAATGAGGTTTATTTCGGCGACTGCCCAAAACTCGTGACATTTGGGAATGAGGTGAAGTTTGATGAAGTTGCATCTTGCAGTACCGAATATCAACTGATACCAACTGACTTAGATACTACATGTGACAACCGAATCAAATTCTCCCTTCCTAACCTAGACTATCTTGATTTTGATGGATGCAATTTATCAGAAATGGATTTCCTTGTGCCTCTTGATTGCTGGTCCACATTAACAAGACTTACAGTACTTAATCTGTCGAGAAACAATTTTGTTAGTCTTCCAGATTGCATCAGCAAAGTTGCCAACTTGGAGAAACTTTACTTGAGTGGTTGCAAGAGGCTTCGAGAAATTCCACAAGTCCTTCCCCCAAAACTAAATTATTTATGTCTGAATGATTGCACATCATTGGAGAAAATTCCAAAATTGCCCCCGATGCTTAAGCTTCTGCGGTTGATTAATTGCTTTAGACTAAGTGGTGATGAGGTGGCAAAGTTGGAGAACAATTTGTTGAATCAG GAATCTCGTCGGCGCTCTGAATTGAAAGTCATTCTTCCAGGCAATGAAGTTCCAAAGTGGTTTAGCTTTACCTCTGACCATCTTACAACCACTGAACATCGATCAAAAAATGAATTTCGTTTTGAAATTCCTCTATATTTACTAGGGGACACGTTATTAGGATTGGCTCTATATGTTATTATTGATGCAACGACTCCTCCTGATCCTAATGCTGATATTCTCATAAACGGAATACAAAGGTGTGAAAAATATTTATGGTATGTCAGAGACATGGAGGCAACTCATGTGTGGCTTGGGTTAGTGGATTTCGACATGCGCCAGCAGCAGGGACCTTTTTGTGAAGTTATATTTCATTTCCCCGAATCTGCACGCATTAAAAGTTGCGGGGTGCACTGCCTATCATACGAATGGCTTCACTTGTCTTCCAGACCAACAAGTAGTCTTGGGAAAAGGACTCATCCACATAGATCCTCAGATATCATCGATGATGCATATGAACAGCAACAGCAATGGCTTTACTTATCTCCGGAGAAGCAGAGGCATAAATGTGATATTGAGGAGGAGCAAGAGCGACCATCCACTTCAATCGATCGACAGTGTGTAAGGTCTTCAAAGGAAT GGTTCAACATGCTCAATCTCATGAACATTGAAAAGTTGAATTGGAATAATTTTAAGTCATGGAAGCAGCAAATTGACATGCATCTTGGTATGTTGGAATTCAACATTGCATTCACTCAGACTCAACCAACTGCTTTAACTGAGACAAGCACTGCTGCAGAGAAAGAAACATTTGCCAAATGGGAGAGGGCTAATCAGATGTCTTTGCTGATCATGCAAAATTCGATGGAGAAACACATCACAGGTGGCATTCAAAATTATGACTTGGCAAAGCAATATATGGCCAAGATTGAAAAAAAGTATAAGAGAACTGATAAGACTGAAATTGGGGTATATCTTTCAGATTTGATCAATGCCAAATTTGATGGTACTGGGAGTGTCTGA